The sequence below is a genomic window from Clostridia bacterium.
AAAGCATCACAGACCGTCACCCGGCCAAATCCTTCCGCCTTTCTTTCCCCGATTCCCTCTTGCTCTAGAAGGGCCAGCCGGGCGTATAGTTCATCCTCGCCCACCTGCGCCGCCCCCAAGTCCACCTGGTACGCAAACACCGAGCCAGGAGCCAAAGCCAACTCATCTTCCTTGGGAAGTCCCCAAGCCGAGTTCCAGCCCGACACGCCGACCGGCCGTACGGCCTTGAAAACTGGCCTTATTGACCCAACCGGTAGATCTAGAGCCTTCTCTAGATAGGAGCTACTGATTCCTACCTGATAGCGGAGAAAAGCATCGACGATGATGAGCCGCGATTGTAAAGTTAGAGAAAACAAGCGCTGGTCTTCAGTCAGGCGAGCACGCTTAGCAATTTCTTGGTTGAAACGCCTACAGCGATCAGGCACAGTATTGCCTGGCGCCAACTCTTCCTTCTCCAGGCTAACAGTTTCAACCCGGCAAGATCCTAGCCCCCGGCTCACCGCTCGGCCGATGTGGATGGAGCTACCCTTAAAAACCAGAGTCCGGGCCATGTCCTCTAGTACTTGTGAAAGGGAGATTGGCTCCGTAGCCTGGCTTGCCTTGGAGCGATAGCTGATGGAGCCGTATAGGAATTGGCCTTCCTGCAAGCAGTCGCTGCTGAACAGCACTCCTCTTCGCACCGTTCCCGTATAAGAGTCGATGGCAGTTCCCGCCCGAATCACTTTTTCCACTTCCAGCTGGCGATATCCGGCCTGGGAGCGCAGGTACCAACCTGCCAACGGCTCAAGGCGTTCCTCGCACCCAGGTGCAGGGCAATAACGGTAAGTTTTCCCAATTGGCGCCGAGGGACCCTGGCCGGTAAGCTTGGAAATTATCTCCGGAATTAGAATATCCATGACTCCATGGGCCTGCTGCCCGCGGTCCCGTTCATCGGCCTTGAACCCCCCAAAGCGCTTGCAGGTCACCGCCGTCATGGGGATAGGGGAGCTAGGTCCATTTTCATCCCCAAGCACCAGGTCGCTGAAGATTAGCTGCCCTGAGGTAAACCAGTCTCGAAACCGAGCATCAGGTTGTCCAAGCTGGTCTAGGTAAGCTTGGGCCAGAGCTCCCCGCCAAGTAGTTCCGGGTACAAATTCTAGACCGGCAGTATGGGCGCTGGTAGCCTTTTTGGCCGTAACTGCCAGTGGCGCCTGCAATTTCAATTTAACCTTCAGCTTCACCTCCTCACCCCCTCACCCAGCTATACAGTCATCGTAGAGGCAAATACTATCCCAATCTTCCCAGATGCTTTCTGGTTTAATTTCCTTGTGGTCTAGGGTTAGCCGAGAAATAGTAACCTGGCAACGCCCAAACCCCAGGGACCGGCCTCCCCCGAGGCTATTAACAAGCTTCAAGCTACCGACCAACAGTCTAAGCTCTAGAGGTATTTCCTCTTCAGGGGGTATAGTGCTGGCCATGCTGCCGGATATGGAAGCGCAAAACATCATGGGAGACTCAATCGTATGCTCCGTAGTAAATAGCCGCCGTCCTACTGCCGTACCCAACCGCCGGCTAATACTTACCCTAGTCCTGAGTCCATACAAGCTTTCCCACCTCTGGTCTTTTGTTTCGGGCGAGGTCTGGCAGTGGGCATCAGAAAAATAAAGGCGAGAAGGGAACGAGGGCGATCCCATGAGATTGCATATGATGCAAGGCTTCTCCCGGCAAAGCTTTTCCGGCCGGGTGCCAATGCAGTGCCGTACGCCCAAGGCACCAGCCAACTGCTCACATGCCTTGCGGACCGAGCCCTTGATGGTTGAGCCCGGAATAACCAGCCGGCCTTCCTGGCCGCGAACCACAGTGCTGTTGGCCTCAAGGCTCCGGAAGCCGCTACCCCACCGGGCCGGCCCCAAGGTGGTGATTCTTAGTTCTACTTCTAACCAACTGCGCCTGCTAGACAAATAAAACCACCTCCCAGCTCCTAACCTATCAAGTCGTAAACCTCGATCAAATCTAGCATGGGAGTGCCGATCCCTTGCCCAGCAGGCATATCTACCCACGGGCTTAGGGGCGAAGACCCAAAGGTCTGAAATACCTTGAGCATCTCCTGGCGCGGTTGGGCCTTCAGGCGACTTACTACTTCCAGACAGGTCAAAGCAAAGTCAGCTTTGGACTCAAGAAGTGAGCGCCGCAAGCGCTGCAGCTTATTCCTAGGCATATTGGCTCCTTTAAGCGCCCGGGCGCAATTTACCAGCTCAGCTAGCTCCTCAACCGTATACGGCCTCAAGCTCAACCGCAGCCACTGGCCGTTTTCCTCCCGAACCCAGCTTTGGCGCATGAAGTTGAGGCTGGGATATAACCCTCCAGCCAGAACCGCAAAGTCAATCATGCCTCGGCTGCCGCTTTTGACCGGCCCTGAATCAGAACCTTCAGCCTGAGGCCGGTTTGGGCCGAGGTAGCCTGTCCACTCGGGGTGGTGGCGGCGGATGACCCTCCCTTTCTTGGCTAACTTGAGAAGCTCTTCAGCCAGGTCGACTACATTGGTCAGCGGGTACTTGACCGGAGCAATTACCACTCCCGCTGATAGGGTGATGCTTTCAGCCACGGTCCCTTGGACCTCTTGGGCAAAGAAATTGAGGATATCCATGGCTATTTCTAGGGCCTGGGAAGCTGAGGTCACGACGATTACGTCATCTCCCCCTAGAATTATAGGCTCAAAAGGAAAGGTGCCGTTGGCCCAGCAGTTGGCATCTAAACGCTCATAAACGGCCCGGAAGGTGGCCTGGTGGACCGCCCGATCAACGGTTTCAGAAAAGCGCCCTAGCTCTTCGAGGCTGCGAAGTTTACCCAGGGCCTCGCCCATATCATTGCCATCGCAATAGATAAGGCCAATAAAGTCGCCGCCCAGGCTCCCGCTATCGGCTTTCCCGATGTCATCCAAATCTCTCGGCCACTCAATCTTGGAAGAAGCGCCTTGCTGTTGGCGGTGGAAATCTTGATATTGCCTGCGCAGCTCCGATTCCTCACCAAGCCCCGCGGTCCGCTTTTGGTAGCAGGATCGGCAAAGGTATTGCTCACCCTCTTCAGCCTTCGTGCCTTGGTATAGGCAAGAAGCAGGATAAGAACCACAGGCTTCGCACTTGCGGGCAAAGGGAAAGGTAAACCAACTCCCAACGTAATCTTTTTGGCGCTTGGCCTCTCGCATTCGGCTGGATAGTTCGGTCCAGCATTCGCCGAAATCCTGGTTGAGCCGGTCCTTTTGGGTCAGGAGGGTTACTCCGGTAATGCTACCGGTAACTGTTTCCTTTATGTACAGCTCTTGCACTTTAGTGATGAGCTCTTGGGCTTCCTCCGGCACTACACAAAATAGGGCCCCTCCTCCGTTGCTATACACCGGCTTCGGTCGGGAAGGGAGGGTCTCTGCAACTTTGGGGATTTCTTCGCGATTCAAGCGGTCCAGCTTGGAGCTCGCTCCCCGTATGTCCTGTAACCGTCCGTACCGAAAAACGTAGTCTTTGATCCGGTCGGTATCAAACGACACTAAGGCTACATCTGTTTCGCCCACGCCTTTACCGGCCTCCTTTCCGGCTTACTTCTTTAATGATAACATGCGAAGGCGACACCAATTGTCGTTGGATAAAGAATTTGTGGTCATCTCTGCGCCAACGCATCCGTCGGCTCCCCGTTCCTTTCTGCCCGGTGTTGGTTCAAACCAAAAGCATCCCGAAGCTGGTCACGAGCCTGGTCCTTCCCCGTCGATGCCAACAAACTGCAGCTGGGCAAACTCTTGCATCCAATCGATGCCCTCAACCCTGGCCCAGGCCTCCAAACGCTCTAGGGTCAGTTCCTTGAATTGCCTATATTCCCTAGGCTCATTTTCCCCCGAGGAAAGGTGGAAGTGTTCAAAACCATGGGCAAAGATGTTGTAGTTGCGAGCGTTGACCTTGCCTATGAGCCGTGAAAAGCTAAGGCCTTCGGTAAAAGCATCACCAAGAGCAGCCAAAACTACGTAGCTTTCAACCAGGGAAATGGGACTAGGCAGCTGACGGAAAGGCCGCAAGCCACTCTTAGGTGTAGCGCATACCTGGTTGATGCGGTCGAGAAGATCCGAGGGCAGGTTATCGTAGTTTGGCTCGTGGGTATCGATCCCATAAGTAGCCAAACGGCGCTGGGCCAGCATTTCCACAATTCGGTAAAAGAGCAAGCTAGCCATATCCAGTTTCCCCTGCCTTTCGCGCCGCAAAGCGTTCTGATAGATGCTCCCTACCAATCCGATCACGGCGGGCAAATCTTGGAGAAACTCCAGGTCCAAGTGTCGTAACCGCGAACTAGCCTGGCTTTGGCCCGAAGGGACATTGTCAGGTTCAAAATAGCGTTTTAGAAGTTCCACGGTAGCCATCTGTTTACGCAACCGACTCATAGTTTCCATCGTAAAAGGAACCAGCCGCTTGCCACTGCTGGTATGCCCAAAACGCTCAACTGCGTCTATGAACTCCCTCATCTTGACAGCCGCTTCAACCCAGTCCAGGTTATCCCACGCCTCGTACGCAAGGCACAAGGCGGAAAGCATCTCGCAACGCCTAGCTTCCGGGTCCGGCACTCTAGAGGCCAAGCGCCGCCAGATCCTGGCCGCACCCAGATAATCGCCCTCTCGATAGAGGTTCAGGGCCAGTTCCTCTTCTAAGTCTCCAAATACAGCGTAGGGATTAACAAGGTAAGTCAGGTGCTCGCTCCCCGGCTCGGGCCGGCGGAGGGCAGGGGAGTACTTGCTGTTTACGTAAACCAAATCAGCGCCTATCATCACCCCGGCCATAGCGATCCCAGCAGCCATGGCTTTGGTGCCCCCAGTAGGATCCACAGCTACGTTGGCCGGACGCCCCCACTCCTCGTAGACTTCCTTAACCGCTTGGTATATATCGGCAGTGTTAGCAGGATCGACTTCTCGGTAAGTATACTGGCTGGGCTTAAGCTTGGTAGTCTCTATTACCAAATCCATAAACTCCCTGGTATCCGGGCTGGGAAGAAAGAGAACCCGCCGGGGCTTTAAAATCGATATGCAGAGAGCTAACGGCTGGTACGAGAAACCCAAAGATAGGATCAAAAGATCATACTGCTTCCTTACCTTGGAGCGCTCACGGTAGGTAAAAACCTCGCTCAAGAGGGGCATGATCTCCTGGTCGTAAAAGTTCTCGGCCTCTTTTCTGGCCGCTTCGCTGCCGCGCGGCATGCTTTTCCAGATGCGAGTCCGCTCGGATAGGGATTGCTCGAGAGCACGGATATATTCCTCATCTGCCTCATGACCTAGGTTGCCACCGGTCGACTGACCACAGCCACCGGGTGCCTCGCCAACATAAGCTACCTTTGCGCCATCGGTCCTGCCAATGCCACCTACCCCACTGCCCTGCCTTAACACGCCATTGGCTTGGCCCCTGCCTTGCCTCGAAGATAGCTTCTCCTCAGATTCCATGGTCGCACCTCTTTGATAAATACCAAACCTCGGTCGAAGTCAACCCGTCTGGCTTCTCGCCCGGTCAATAGCGCTGCCATCCCGAGCGCATATTTTCCTGATAATTGTTACTTCCAGGTACATCCGGGTAATTCCTGCTAAGATTGGTTGATTTTACCCATTATCCCATCCTGCTTGCCACCCCTTACGCCTAGTAATGACAGATTTGGCCGCCATCGTTATGTCTTGCTGAACCCCTGACATCCTGTGAGCAAAACCAGCTGGAGGCCGCAGATTTCTATACATACTTCCTTGGACCTGGATCTTCTTTCCTTTTTAGCTTACTTTTAGCCTCCCACATATCAATAACCCGGCGCGGCCGGCGAAAGGATCTTTCTGTACTTGCACTGCTAGGGTTTCCCGTGGCCGTGTCGCCACGCCTAGCGCCATTATCCGATGCAGCATGTTTGGCGTGAACCCGAGTCGCGGCATGACCGTCAACGCCAGCACTCTTGGTGTCCTTGGCCCGTAAGATGCTTTCTATCTCGGCCACAATTCTGTCCACCTGAGGAGCAGAAATTCATCTCGGCCCAAAGAGAAATCATCATGTAACCGCCTGCAAATCCGAGCCAGCCTCTCCCGGGAACGAAGAACGGCCCATTGTGCATCTGTGGCCGGCGGCTTCTCCCATTCGTTGAAAGCTCCTGCCACCCGCACATCCCAAAGCAG
It includes:
- a CDS encoding TIGR02710 family CRISPR-associated protein — its product is MESEEKLSSRQGRGQANGVLRQGSGVGGIGRTDGAKVAYVGEAPGGCGQSTGGNLGHEADEEYIRALEQSLSERTRIWKSMPRGSEAARKEAENFYDQEIMPLLSEVFTYRERSKVRKQYDLLILSLGFSYQPLALCISILKPRRVLFLPSPDTREFMDLVIETTKLKPSQYTYREVDPANTADIYQAVKEVYEEWGRPANVAVDPTGGTKAMAAGIAMAGVMIGADLVYVNSKYSPALRRPEPGSEHLTYLVNPYAVFGDLEEELALNLYREGDYLGAARIWRRLASRVPDPEARRCEMLSALCLAYEAWDNLDWVEAAVKMREFIDAVERFGHTSSGKRLVPFTMETMSRLRKQMATVELLKRYFEPDNVPSGQSQASSRLRHLDLEFLQDLPAVIGLVGSIYQNALRRERQGKLDMASLLFYRIVEMLAQRRLATYGIDTHEPNYDNLPSDLLDRINQVCATPKSGLRPFRQLPSPISLVESYVVLAALGDAFTEGLSFSRLIGKVNARNYNIFAHGFEHFHLSSGENEPREYRQFKELTLERLEAWARVEGIDWMQEFAQLQFVGIDGEGPGS